Genomic window (Danio rerio strain Tuebingen ecotype United States chromosome 24, GRCz12tu, whole genome shotgun sequence):
catacactcccattcacacacatacactatggacaatttaactttagcgccaattcccctatagcgcatgggtttggactgtgggggaaaccggagcacccggaggaatcccacgcctCCAcacatgccaactggcccagcctaggctcaaaccagtgaccttcttgctgtgagatgacagctctacccactgcgccaccgcatcgacCTCTATCAAAGACTAAAGAAGAAATTTTGATGAAAGACGAAACCTTGaagccattgactttcacagtaggAAAACAGAGGGAGGTCAATGGTTAGGAGAGAGCAGGGCAcgaagtaacactttttggttgtgGCCAATGATGAACAAAGTAATAGGGTCAGACAAACCTTATTTTAAACAACACCGCACAAGCCTCTCCAACAAATGAGCATTGAAAATATGATCGCCGgccctatggtttctgtgcagtatagccaaaagtgccaggagtcaAAATGTTACTAGTTACCCCACCTAccgggcaagttgtaacagacactTTGAGCCCCGGTGcatagtctaacagggttgtgcttattctctttatgagttcgctttgagcataacatgcattaaaccaatcagagtttcatctcccattccctttaaaagtcagttgtgtcgcaccatgacgcatttgctatttacatgtcgactgtgtaagaggaaaaactgaacgcttcactagagagaaaacagttaaacagagcatctgcagcgcgaggataaagaacgagcctcctccattcagcctctttactgtacttttactctttactcctttactttggtggagtaaggAAAAAGTGTTGTACTCActctactgaagacatccattagcccacatgtttaatttaatttgctaagagcaaagattagtttcaaaactatttctaaattcagttttaatctccagcaaaggaataaatgaacaataataatgaagtgtggtcagttatatccaaacacacttccTCTTCttatatggtgatgcagacgtctccaaaaccccacaggtggacaaatctaaacttttgtttattaaaacaattataaatatacagataataaataacactgttaATAATTATAAGATCGTCATgaagaataataacaataataataataataataataataataataatttttgtaacattttaatcctttaattcttttattgtgtgtattgctgtacattctgtgtgtattaagcaatgtgtagtTGTTTAAagtgcacaactaacgcgctctgcgctggactttagagcagctttcagCTGGTCAATGATGCAGTCAATTTTAGTTCAAAATAGCAACaagccaacaatgcgccttaacacacctcctttctagaataacttttttttcagtattcagttgtctaacaaaacaaaaacgtttttgatccacttcaaatgttgactactggaTTATAAAAACCtgtaagtcattcattcattcatttttttcggcttagtctttataTTTCAGAGGGCACTACAGTGTTATGCAGTGGACTCataacacactcatacactacagcaaatttagttaatcaattctcctatagcgcatgtgtttggactgtgggggaagccggatcacccggaggaaacccacgccaacatggggagaacatgcaaactccacacggaaatgccaactggcccagccgagactcaaaccagtgatcttcctgctgtgaggcgacagtgctaaccactgagccactgtgctgtcTCAATAGTTAATAACTAAAGAGAATTTTGCATGATTGGCCATAGTTTTACACCAGTAATCATCTGAAATCAACACATGTCAAAATTAggccatttattttaaaataagcacaCGCTCGTGCACTGCATGAGTTGCTTTAGCAGGCTCCAGCATTACAGATATGGGTGGCTGGAGAGAAGTGAAAAAACAGGTTTTCTGCTCCTTCATGTTGCTGTATTTGGTTACTGTGGGCTCAAATAATTAGTCCAGTTATCTGTTTATTAATAAACAACATTAGAGATGAATGGCATTGTGCACTCAAATAAACCTTTGGGTTGCCAAAAGAACTGTTcagtgatttattatttatttttagcaccTTTTTTTGCAAGAAAAATGTCCTTATTGGAAATCAAAGACTAtgaataatcttttattttaagagtgTACTGACTATTTGCGTATTTATCAGCCACCTATAATCCATCTGCCTTgcaatatacataaaaatagcATCTAACTATAACAGTATGAAGCGTTTCAAAGGTAAACTGGTGTTGAAATAAGTTGTTAAAACGATAATTAAGCTAAAGGTGAATATTTACCACctcttaagtggttccaaatacTAAAAACACTTATCGCTAATCATTAATCcattcgttttcctttggcttagtcactgatttctctggggttgccacagcggaatgaacttccaactattccaacatatgttttacacaccagatgcccttccaactgcaacccagtgcactctcattcacacacacacacacacacacacacacacacacacacacacacacacgcacacacacacacacacacactatggccaatttagttaacccaattcacctatagtgcatgtgtttagaccgtgcatgggggaaactggagcacccggaggaagtccacaccaacacaaggagaccatgctgggactcaaaccagcaaccttcttgctgtgaaatgacagtgctaaccactgagccatcgtgccacccTTGATCGCTAATCAAAAAATGCTAATCTTCTTTTGTTGtcagcaaaagaaagaaactcaagcagtTTTGCAATAATCGAAGGGTGAATAAACGATGACAGAACttaatttttgcgtgaactatccttttaatcgAGCAGACTATAGCGTTACATTGCTAATGAAGACAATTTGGGGCCTGCTAATGTTGTTTGCTAATGCTAGATCCACTGCTAGGCTACTCTAACTTTCCTTTTGCTttcaaaacctgaaaaaaaaatcacttcctAAATCACTGAAGCACCAGAATGTGACGTATACAAGCTAACTCAGAATGATTATGCAATATTTGCCTGATGGAAGTTCTGTCATAAGCTAAAGCGAGTAAAGTAAGACAAGGATTTTGATTAAATCGAACATGAGACGACTCAGGCTTCAACCAGATCTGCCTGTTAAATTTTACATGTCTGCAATAGCACTGTATGTGCCTACATTAGCACACTAAGCATGTGACAAATGTATATGTTAGCATTAAAAAGGACAGAGATTTTGGAGCTTATGTTGTTTGCAGTTTGAATTCCAGGCTTGTTGTTTTTTATGGACGTCAATGTTCTTTAAATGATCTTTTTTAGAGCTcagtagaagaaagaaactcttaaaggtttattataaccacttgagggtgaatagtGAGTAATTTTTAGactgtgtgtgaactatccctttaaaaagctAGACTTTTGACAAACGTTTCACTTCTTTGTTCAGTTTAATAGCATTACATGTGTTTATTATAAGTACTCGGGGATTTTGTGTACTTGAAGCAATGCAAAAATTAAAAGTGGTTATTAAAAGGACACCATGAGGATGTAGCTTAGCCCTCAACACAAGTAGAAAGATGAACAGCGGAAATGAGACTATAAACAGCAGACAGCGAGAAGAGTTCATGGCGCCATCTATTGGTGATAGTCAGTATTGCGCTGCTTAATTTTACTGTTTACTTTCctcctttttcattttttttttttggctgaatcACACAAAGGCATATGAAAGCTAATAAACAATGaggcataataaataataatgaaaatcacACAAAGGTAAACATAACGCAACAACACATCTTTGAAAACTAAGGGAAGTTCTTGTGACCATATcttatatttgatatttattgTTATTCTCGACATAACAAATGTTGTTTTCTCATGATTACTTTCTCTGcttttcatttacttatttaatataattatttaataacttttattactttaatattgttattattattatcattattatcattatgattattattattaataaaaaaatcctgCTTCAATAATgctctgcactgaaaaaaaacgaaaaaataactttaaaaaattatattaattgctaaaaattctttttttgaatttaatttttaaaataagaggAATTTTcatcaaacaaatattaaaatggcatgttttattattatgattattatgattattatttttattattattattattactagtagtagtagtagtagtaatataatCAAGCATACAAAAGAggacaaagacaaaaaaacaagcacaagcaaaagcaaaataaaggaaaataacataaaataaaatgcataaaatactAAAGTACCGACATCAGGGAAgttaaatgaattatattttatacatgtCAAAACATCCTTATTTACCATGCgctattaaatgtattttcatgCATGTTTTCTCGTGATCacaaatttaatattttcataatcTCAACATAATAAAACTTGTTTTCTCATGATTACTTTTTCCTGCTTATTATGtatctattttaataataatattatttattaacttattacttttttattatcattaagcATGCAAAACAGTACCAAgaccaaagacaaaaaaaaactaaaaaacaaatgaacacagatatataaaagaaagtaaaaaatacaacaaaacagaataaaataaaataataaagaaccAACATcagagaaattaaataaattataattttataatatgacATAACAATTTcatcatttataatataatattatttattttctgatctTATATTGGAATGGATTTTAAAGTATACTTTAAGATCAGCAACATGTTCTGTACTGCAAAGATGTActgtaattacattaaaatgtgaGAAAAGTGTAAAGAAAAAATGTGAAATGCCCTCTCAGAGATTAGGTACATTTAAGATAAAACTCTTCTGgaaatttaatacaaaaaaagtcCATAAACCGTGTGCATCCTTATGGACATTGAtgactttttcatttagtttttgtgTGTGGTGATTTTGATTgtgtaaataacaataatattagccTTTTTTAAAGAAGATTTAACATTTCACCATTTTTTGCTACTTTACATTAAAAAGATTTGTCCTTGATCTACagaacaaaatgtaaatatttaaaaaaatatataataacaatataagtatgttaaatttatttatattaaatttcatACATTTCAAACAAAGTCATACATTTTTTGCAAACAAACTTCTATTCTGTTGGCAAAGACTTCagaattgctaaaaaaaaaaaaaagctaatttttaatattttggtttGACTTGTCGaacaaaaaaacactaaattttaagttaatcctGCATGTCTCAATAATAGTCTGCACTGAAAAGCGaagaataactttaaaaaaaatagaaaattaaataaaaaaagaagaaatattaaAATGGCATGTTTTTTATACACTATTgactattttgagggatgtaaatgaTAACAATGGTCctgatgtatttcctgttttacattttatagaccatttcaatgtggtcatgtcattaaCCCATGAATATTTCCTGcgtgttatcaaactatttcataactttaACTAAAGGCAATTCAGtcataacttcatgttaaaacagctatcataacattatttatcaatatgtggctctttttggattctcagaagctgtagaaattaaaaatgtaaaacaggaaatacgtttagagcgttgttttgtttacatccctcataaTGGTagatagcttctgagaatccaaaacaACATATTGATAAGTATTGATAAATATTCCTATGACCGGTGTTCTAACATAACGATATgactgaattgcctcttgttattgTTATGAAGAAGTTTGATAAGCAGGAAattttcatgggccaatgacatgaccacattgaaatggtctatatgtttatataattatagtTTGGGATGAAGTCAAAACAACAAAACTCTAAAATCACCTGAAAGCTGCAAAAATCCCGAACGCATGCAGAAATTCCCTTACTTTCCTAAATGAAGAAACAACAATAACGTTTAAAAGAGGAACAGCACAATTATCTTTGAACAACTTAGATCATAATGAGAGAATAAATAAGTTCTCTAGTCTTAAAAGATCACCAAAAGCTAAGTGTAGCATTCACACAGGCGATCTGGAAACCATCTTGATTTATTCCATGAACCATTAGATTAAAATCGCCCTGTGGGAGGGAAACAAAGAGTTAAACATCAGACAAAAACCATttataaacaaaaacctaaatgTTAAAAATAGATCCAAACCTTTAGAGGAAGGTCTACTTTTGATTTAATTAACATCTCGAAGGTGATCATTTCTGGAGAAATTCATAACAAACGCATTATTTCATTACTATAATAATGTCAGATTGCTTTCTGTATACAGATGAGGGCTATATGATTAGTGAAATACTTCAACTTTTTCTCAagttatgtttaacacagcaaggaatcttttcacagtatttcctataatattttttcttctggagaaagatttatttgttttatttcggctagaataaaagcagtttttacattttttttaaaagccattaaggtcaatattattagcccccttaaacaatatttgttttggattgtctacagaacaaactatcatacaatgacttgcctaattaccctaactcacctaattaaactaattaacctgcACTGTTGCTGCAATTGTACAGTTATTTACAATATACTGtctttacagttcactactgtaatatgcactgcattgCAAGAGTATCTGTCTGCGGACCGCAAGACAGGGGTGTAAGCTACTACAATTACACCCCTTGGCAAGATCAAGATCCCATTAAACAATGGGAGACGTCACAACGAGATTGGTGGTAAGATGGCGGAAATACTTACCAGAGAACAAgagttttctccaaatttatccacaaccaattcagttgatattttattatattgatttatttagcaATTCCACCATGCAACTTCACTTGCTGATCCGTTTTGTCATGATatgggggtgtccaaactctgtcctggagggccggtgtcctgctgagtttagctccaacttgcttcaacacacctgcctggaagtttctattaTATCTAGTAAgtacttgattagctggttcaggtgtgtttgattagggttggagctaaactctccaggacacccctGTTATAGaggttaataactatgatggatgggtttaggtgtggagtaggtgtgGAAGGCTCGttacgctgtttgatgttgcaatttaatattttcttattatattatgctacttggtctgtatagtcatgcaaacatttgtttgttgagcaagtagtttggccattttcagccgtttattattccttgtcatttctcccataggcgactgaatcggaagttctaagacaatcgcgaaaacaggcgcacttccgcattttagaataaggtcaatatagtaCGCTCAAATCactgtgagccgagtagtatgcctgaattcatagaattggaaaatcagtatgcgagaaatacccggatgacttactacttccggatgacttactacttccggcgagattctggagtgcacatcccatgcatgctacgctatcccataatgcctcCCGAGacaattcatgaatggaagtgaggcgatgcaactgacgcaggtaggtcacgtgaccatgacacaatggcggatgtagtacgtctgaattccattcatactttataGAATGTATagaacggccgagtagtacgcttaaattcaaatgcagtacctacttagTAGTAAgcagtttcggatgcagccaatgttaataactgatgggtaCAGCGCCATCTGGCTGACAACTTAGTTTTAACATGTGGGTGTCCATAACTTGTAGTGACGCTCCTTCATGTTATTCCGTTGTCTGCAGACAGACCCTACCCCTGCATTGTCTCATTTTAATAACTTCCTGCATAGTAGGAATTTGCGGTACTCAATTGTAAACAAAGTAATCAAGCACAAGCTCCTGTACTGTACTGTAGACAAAAATGTGTCTCTTATTTAgactttattataataaaaatactaaaaatatttttgcacagctaataaaatgaaaataaatgacagtaaaactactgtaaaattaaaatgtggtaAAGGGCATTTTACTATAAAAGAAGTCGTGGAAGggatactgtaaaaataaatgaaattgcgGTAGAGTCCTGCTACTGTAAACACATTTACAGGTCAGTTACTGTAAAGGGACAGTTTCTGTAATTACTGGCATTAGTGCTGCCTGTAAGTTACCGTAAAGACACAATCAAATATCTAAGagtgtagttaagcctttaaacaccCCTTTAATGCCAGTATCTtacaaatatctagtcaaatattacgtgctgtcatcatggcaaagaaatcagttattagaaatgagttattacagctattatgattagaaatgtgttgaacaaatctacTATCCGCTAAACAGAACTTGAGGAAAGGTATAAAAGAATTgaaatttaacaggagggcttataattctgacttcatctctATATTATAAAAATGACCCAATGCAAACTCCGTTTACCTCCTCTCCGGCTTCCACAAAATGTAAAGCGTGGGAACTGAGGAAGGCAGAGAGGCTCATCCACACCCCAGACGTGCAGTCCATTCAGAAACAGCTTAATAGAGGAGTAAAACTCAGTGATGGACTGCCctagagaaaaaacacacactgttaacaatttcccacagaatctacagtaactcaATTACTGCAAAATGCCTGTTTTTacattgcagcacatttatattgctgtatatgtatttacagtattgtgtaTTCTTGCTGTATAATATACATTTTGCAATATACAGTTGTCATTTTCACAACGCAAATTTAAAGTAAAACACAGCAACAAACTGCATTTCTGTCCTagagtaaaatacagttcatattacaggtAAATACTGTGCCATTTACAAAATTGTTAACAGTGGAGTTACTACTTTACATGAATTCGATAACCTGAAAGGGAAATATTATTGTGGCAAGACGAACACTCACTCAGAATAAAGGCTATTCTGACTGTTGTGGGATCTGTGAGTTTGTTCGGACAGGGCAGGAATGAGACACCGACGTCCTGTAATGGGTCTGAAATAACTAAACGACAAAATTAAGgataaaaagtcagaattattagcccccctgtatataatttcccccaattttttttcaacacatttctaaacatgatagttttaataactcatttcttataactgatttcttttatctttgccatgatgacagtaaataatattagactagatattcttcaagatactagaattcagcttaaagtgacatttaaaggtttaactagggtaattagggtaacgttagagtaattagacaagtcattgtataacagtggtttgtttctTTAGACAATcaataaaaatattgcttaaaggggctaataatgttgaccttaaaatggtttaaaaaatattataggaaatactgcgaaaaatttcttgctctgttaatcaacatttgggatatatatatatatatatatatatataaacaatcacAGAATGgtgaataattgtgacttcaactgcaaTACATGTGTAAATGAAACAAATCAAAACATCAAGGCAAGGTGATAAAGGTGGAAATAAGTTCCTGTTAATGATtgacacctgtcaatcaatcaacTGAAAACACTCAGAATATCATGTTGGcttcagaacattttttttttttttaaaaggaggtaaaaaaagtttattatgcTCACCACGGCTGTTTTGTTTGGtcaaaaata
Coding sequences:
- the ly86 gene encoding lymphocyte antigen 86 isoform X1: MKTYFNMLLFLILGLVQMDRAHSQDPQWPLHTICNSNKLTVTYRSCDPLQDVGVSFLPCPNKLTDPTTVRIAFILRQSITEFYSSIKLFLNGLHVWGVDEPLCLPQFPRFTFCGSRRGEMITFEMLIKSKVDLPLKGDFNLMVHGINQDGFQIACVNATLSFW
- the ly86 gene encoding lymphocyte antigen 86 precursor, whose translation is MKTYFNMLLFLILGLVQMDRAHSQDPQWPLHTICNSNKLTVTYRSCVISDPLQDVGVSFLPCPNKLTDPTTVRIAFILRQSITEFYSSIKLFLNGLHVWGVDEPLCLPQFPRFTFCGSRRGEMITFEMLIKSKVDLPLKGDFNLMVHGINQDGFQIACVNATLSFW